In Melanotaenia boesemani isolate fMelBoe1 chromosome 16, fMelBoe1.pri, whole genome shotgun sequence, the following proteins share a genomic window:
- the golga7bb gene encoding golgin subfamily A member 7B isoform X2 codes for MATEFHNLQEMRHSASLVMKVFIQRDYSEGTVCRFQTKFPSELDTRIERTLLEETVKTLNSYYVEAEKIGGQSYLEGCLACATAYIIFLCMETRYEKVLKKISGYIQEQNEKIYAPRGLLLTDPIERGMRVLEISVFEDRVSGSSSPSSTMSSSSTAR; via the exons TTCCATAACCTCCAGGAGATGCGGCACAGTGCATCGCTGGTAATGAAGGTGTTTATACAAAGAGATTACAGCGAAGGAACTGTGTGTCGATTTCAGACCAAATTCCCCTCAGAGCTTGACACAAGG ATTGAAAGAACTTTGCTTGAGGAGACGGTGAAGACCCTGAACTCTTATTATGTGGAAGCTGAAAAAATTGGAGGTCAGTCATACCTGGAAGGATGCCTGGCTTGTGCAACAGCTTACATCATCTTCCTCTGCATGGAGACACGTTATGAGAag GTGCTGAAGAAGATATCGGGGTACATCCAGGAGCAGAATGAGAAGATCTACGCCCCAAGAGGTCTTCTGCTAACAGACCCCATAGAGAGAGGAATGAGAGTT TTGGAAATTAGTGTGTTTGAAGACCGAGTCTCAGGCAGCTCCAGCCCCAGCAGCACCATGTCATCCAGTAGCACTGCTCGGTGA
- the golga7bb gene encoding golgin subfamily A member 7B isoform X1, producing the protein MATEFHNLQEMRHSASLVMKVFIQRDYSEGTVCRFQTKFPSELDTRIERTLLEETVKTLNSYYVEAEKIGGQSYLEGCLACATAYIIFLCMETRYEKVLKKISGYIQEQNEKIYAPRGLLLTDPIERGMRVVSFTHQLLYHVKAQDKQIMNKGPVANGRTDKVCRTSTDIMIE; encoded by the exons TTCCATAACCTCCAGGAGATGCGGCACAGTGCATCGCTGGTAATGAAGGTGTTTATACAAAGAGATTACAGCGAAGGAACTGTGTGTCGATTTCAGACCAAATTCCCCTCAGAGCTTGACACAAGG ATTGAAAGAACTTTGCTTGAGGAGACGGTGAAGACCCTGAACTCTTATTATGTGGAAGCTGAAAAAATTGGAGGTCAGTCATACCTGGAAGGATGCCTGGCTTGTGCAACAGCTTACATCATCTTCCTCTGCATGGAGACACGTTATGAGAag GTGCTGAAGAAGATATCGGGGTACATCCAGGAGCAGAATGAGAAGATCTACGCCCCAAGAGGTCTTCTGCTAACAGACCCCATAGAGAGAGGAATGAGAGTTGTATCCTTCACTCATCAGCTACTTTATCATGTCAAAGCGCAGGACaaacaaataatgaataaaGGCCCAGTGGCAAATGGAAGGACTGATAAAGTCTGTAGAACTTCCACAGACATAATGATTGAATAA